A region of Maridesulfovibrio sp. DNA encodes the following proteins:
- the tsaB gene encoding tRNA (adenosine(37)-N6)-threonylcarbamoyltransferase complex dimerization subunit type 1 TsaB gives MNASIEEKEELLLAINGTEETMQIIIARREDEGEPYSLLETKTLVVPGRSVNFLVPSIRDSLKLFGYAAGKISRIALVAGPGSFTGLRLTFAAAAGIAAGSNCPVCGLEYLPIIARGTALVCDSPVWAITHSRRLQVYLQGFEAANIDGTLTSVTPPLPVAAQKAAEIILSYKQENAVLVGTGLVKNKDFFDDFLAGNPQYSTMPERFNVPSVYDILEAAQHAEYSYEMPIPMYLRGSDAEENLEAITRKRGIPLEAAREQLKDITPR, from the coding sequence ATGAATGCATCCATAGAAGAAAAAGAAGAGCTTCTGCTGGCCATAAACGGCACAGAAGAAACCATGCAGATAATTATCGCCCGGCGTGAGGATGAGGGGGAGCCCTATTCCCTGCTGGAAACCAAAACCCTTGTGGTCCCCGGACGCTCGGTTAATTTCCTTGTACCCTCCATCAGGGATTCTCTTAAACTGTTCGGATACGCTGCCGGAAAGATTTCCCGTATCGCCTTAGTGGCCGGTCCGGGAAGCTTCACCGGATTGCGGCTGACTTTTGCTGCCGCTGCAGGAATTGCCGCCGGAAGCAACTGTCCGGTCTGTGGCTTGGAATACCTTCCGATCATTGCCAGAGGGACAGCCCTTGTATGCGACAGCCCTGTCTGGGCTATCACACACTCCAGAAGACTGCAGGTCTACCTGCAGGGGTTTGAGGCTGCAAACATTGACGGAACGCTGACTTCCGTCACTCCTCCTTTGCCGGTGGCTGCTCAGAAAGCAGCAGAAATAATTCTTTCATACAAGCAAGAGAATGCTGTGCTGGTTGGAACCGGATTGGTAAAAAACAAAGACTTCTTTGACGATTTTCTGGCCGGAAACCCCCAATACTCCACTATGCCTGAAAGATTCAATGTTCCATCTGTTTATGACATACTTGAAGCTGCCCAACATGCTGAATATTCTTACGAGATGCCCATACCCATGTATCTGCGCGGATCAGACGCCGAAGAAAATCTTGAAGCCATCACCCGCAAACGGGGAATTCCCCTTGAGGCTGCGCGGGAACAACTGAAGGACATTACACCGCGTTAA
- the fliS gene encoding flagellar export chaperone FliS, with product MNKAAQAYLSTQIHTTSKGELLLMLYDAAIKFMKQAKVKINEKDYAAKGILISKAIEVISELASSLNKEKGGELAENLSKLYIYCNTRLLQANLKMDTEKLDEVIKIIDGIASAYREIIPTEEAQAAVPLQASATANSGSTNVNRSFVNDAGYGLPKAQNIPAPNAFQLKKAANAYGGRA from the coding sequence ATGAACAAAGCCGCTCAAGCTTATTTATCAACACAGATCCATACCACTTCCAAGGGAGAACTTCTCCTTATGCTTTATGATGCTGCCATCAAATTCATGAAGCAGGCCAAGGTGAAGATCAACGAGAAAGACTATGCCGCCAAGGGAATCCTTATTTCCAAAGCAATTGAAGTCATTTCCGAACTTGCTTCCAGCCTGAACAAGGAGAAGGGTGGTGAGCTGGCTGAGAACCTCAGTAAGCTCTATATATACTGCAACACCAGACTGCTGCAGGCTAACCTTAAGATGGACACCGAAAAGCTCGATGAAGTAATCAAGATCATCGACGGCATTGCTTCCGCATACCGGGAAATCATCCCCACGGAAGAAGCACAGGCTGCAGTTCCCCTGCAGGCCTCTGCCACTGCAAACAGCGGATCTACCAACGTAAACCGCAGCTTTGTAAATGATGCGGGATACGGACTGCCGAAGGCACAAAATATACCTGCTCCCAATGCCTTCCAGCTGAAAAAGGCTGCTAACGCATACGGTGGCAGAGCATAA
- a CDS encoding flagellin, with product MSLVINHNMMAMNANRNLAESYGNLGVSTRRLSSGLRIGTAADDAAGLAIRELMRSDIKSLNQGIRNANDAISMIQTADGALGVIDEKLIRMKELATQAATGTYNSDQRLIIDSEYQAMASEITRIANATDFNGIHLLNGNMSGANSDHDGSGIESSGPVKVHFGTANDSAEDYYYVSIGTSTASALGVGMGANNSISTQQLAQESLEKLNNAIISKDKIRANLGALQNRLENTITNLSIQAENVQASESRISDVDVATEMTEFTRNQILTQSAVAMLSQANSMPRMAMQLIG from the coding sequence ATGTCTTTAGTAATTAACCACAACATGATGGCCATGAATGCCAACCGCAACTTGGCAGAATCGTATGGTAACCTCGGTGTTTCAACTCGTCGTCTGTCTTCAGGACTCCGTATTGGCACCGCAGCTGACGATGCTGCAGGTCTCGCAATTCGCGAACTTATGCGTTCTGACATCAAGTCACTCAACCAGGGTATCCGTAACGCCAACGATGCAATTTCGATGATCCAGACCGCTGACGGCGCTCTCGGTGTTATTGATGAAAAGCTCATCCGTATGAAGGAGCTTGCAACTCAGGCCGCAACCGGTACCTACAACTCTGACCAGCGTCTGATCATCGACTCCGAATATCAGGCCATGGCTTCAGAAATCACCCGTATTGCCAACGCAACTGACTTTAACGGCATCCACCTGCTGAATGGTAACATGTCCGGCGCAAACAGCGATCACGACGGTTCCGGTATCGAGTCTTCTGGTCCTGTGAAGGTTCACTTCGGTACCGCGAACGACTCTGCGGAAGACTACTACTATGTTTCCATCGGCACTTCTACTGCATCTGCACTCGGTGTAGGTATGGGAGCAAACAACTCCATTTCAACCCAGCAGTTGGCGCAGGAATCCCTTGAGAAGCTCAACAATGCGATTATCTCAAAGGATAAGATCCGCGCTAACCTCGGTGCCCTGCAGAACAGGCTGGAAAACACCATTACCAACCTGTCCATCCAGGCTGAAAACGTTCAGGCTTCGGAATCCCGTATTTCCGACGTTGACGTTGCAACTGAAATGACTGAGTTCACCCGTAACCAGATCCTGACCCAGTCTGCAGTAGCCATGCTCTCGCAGGCTAACAGCATGCCCAGAATGGCAATGCAGCTCATCGGTTAA
- the fliD gene encoding flagellar filament capping protein FliD: MSDYTSGNINFTGLGSGTDFQSLIDGLIKLERVHINRLESWKSTWSDKVEKFQELNTALLGLQSTLKSMDTLDEFMTKAVSTTDADTITATANSEADIASHTIEVNQLAQNDKIVGFNGLPSESDQFFTSTGTFSFSYAGESITLSNIPAGTTLQGFVNMINAHADTRDKIRAATIDDGSEVHLQIYGLDLGADNVIILSNISGAVYDETNFFRSQNAQNSQIKVDGYPFLAAQWIERDSNTIDDVIPGVTLNLKKTTPAGSPINIGITTDKEGMVENVQNFVEQTNVIREMIKDLTSVKTSSDSAKGSILTGNYGVELLIGQRLKDVVANKGIGFSWFYEDPATGHTSGDRYSALSQLGIKTNADSGGANMGMLELDTDELTKALNDDPMAVAKLFAANYMGESESPNLTYLSHINGVTKAGDYNVQYEVAGGTLISASINGHTASVDPGTWQITGASGTDEAGMSLRVENRADGTYGNADSSASDAMNINLKLGKISEMVGILGEITSKNGPLEILQNNYDTIMNNIDKKIDYEEDRIALKKRMLTDKYARLDKLLGNYQGKTAALTASVTQLMKS, encoded by the coding sequence ATGTCTGATTACACCTCAGGAAATATCAACTTTACCGGACTCGGGTCCGGAACCGACTTCCAGTCGCTTATCGACGGGCTGATCAAGCTTGAGCGGGTCCATATCAACAGGCTCGAAAGCTGGAAAAGCACATGGAGTGATAAAGTTGAAAAATTTCAGGAACTGAACACCGCCCTTCTCGGCCTTCAGAGCACGCTGAAGTCCATGGATACCCTTGATGAATTCATGACTAAAGCTGTGTCAACCACAGACGCAGACACAATAACAGCGACAGCTAACAGTGAAGCAGACATTGCCAGCCACACAATTGAAGTCAACCAGTTGGCACAAAATGATAAGATAGTAGGATTCAACGGACTTCCCTCTGAAAGCGATCAATTTTTTACCTCTACGGGGACATTTTCATTTTCATACGCAGGGGAATCAATAACACTTAGCAATATTCCAGCAGGAACGACCCTTCAGGGGTTCGTAAATATGATCAATGCCCATGCCGACACGCGCGATAAAATCAGGGCTGCGACCATCGACGACGGAAGCGAAGTCCATTTACAGATTTACGGGCTGGATCTCGGTGCAGACAATGTAATCATTCTCTCCAATATTTCCGGTGCAGTATATGACGAAACAAACTTTTTCCGTTCACAAAACGCCCAGAACTCTCAGATAAAAGTAGATGGCTATCCTTTTTTAGCTGCTCAGTGGATTGAGCGCGATTCAAACACCATTGACGATGTTATTCCTGGTGTAACTCTAAATTTGAAAAAAACAACCCCCGCAGGTTCTCCCATCAATATCGGTATTACGACTGATAAAGAGGGAATGGTCGAAAACGTTCAAAATTTTGTCGAACAAACGAATGTTATCCGGGAAATGATCAAGGACCTGACGTCGGTAAAAACTTCATCGGACTCTGCTAAGGGATCCATCCTCACCGGTAACTATGGTGTCGAACTTTTAATCGGCCAAAGATTGAAAGATGTAGTTGCCAACAAGGGTATCGGATTTTCATGGTTTTACGAAGACCCTGCCACCGGTCATACTTCGGGGGACAGGTACTCTGCTCTGTCCCAGTTGGGAATTAAGACCAACGCAGATAGCGGCGGCGCCAACATGGGTATGCTGGAGCTTGATACTGACGAACTGACAAAAGCCTTGAATGACGATCCGATGGCTGTGGCGAAACTTTTTGCGGCAAACTATATGGGAGAATCAGAATCCCCTAACCTGACTTACTTATCCCACATTAACGGAGTTACCAAAGCAGGGGACTACAATGTTCAATATGAAGTAGCCGGCGGCACACTTATCTCTGCAAGTATCAACGGCCATACAGCATCAGTGGACCCCGGAACATGGCAGATCACCGGGGCATCTGGCACCGATGAAGCAGGTATGTCCCTACGTGTTGAAAACAGGGCAGACGGAACATACGGTAATGCCGACAGCAGCGCATCAGATGCTATGAATATCAACCTCAAGCTGGGTAAGATCAGTGAAATGGTTGGCATTCTTGGTGAAATAACCAGTAAAAACGGTCCTCTTGAAATTCTGCAGAACAACTACGACACCATCATGAACAATATCGATAAGAAAATTGATTATGAAGAGGATCGGATTGCACTGAAGAAAAGAATGCTGACCGATAAATACGCTAGATTGGACAAGTTGCTTGGTAACTATCAGGGAAAAACAGCGGCACTGACTGCAAGTGTAACCCAGTTAATGAAGAGCTAA